Within Dysgonomonas sp. HDW5A, the genomic segment GCAAAATCGCTCTCACTTGGAACGATTTGTTTAGTAAAGTAAGAGATTTTTCTAAGCTCCTCTGCTGTTTTGAAATTATTCTTGCGATCATTATATAATTTCTCTATTTCTTTATCTGTAACTGTTACAGTAGAATCGGGTATCGAAGAGTATCTCTCGATTACATATGCCATGTCTGAAGTCGATTTAGCTGCATCGCTATTTGCTTTGGCTTCTGCATCGTTTACTAAAATAGCGCTAGCTAAAAGAGTATTGTATTTTTCTTCAAGACGTTGGTATTTTACCATGTTTTGGATCGTTTCCCAAACAGACTTCAGATTTTCCAATTGAGCTTGTTGGTCTAGAGGAACGGTTTTAGCATCTGTGCTTACCAATGTTACAAATTGAGTAAGTGCTGCCTGACTGAATTGTCCTGTTTGAGGATCAACAAAAATTGGTATCTGACGCAATACAGGAGAAATATTTGCTCCGAATATTAAATCATGAAGTTCAGTTTCAGAAACATTTAACCCCAAAGTTTGTGTTTGTTCATTAAGCATCAGTTCTTTCACCATTTGCTCATATACAAATTCTCTGATTTGTGCATTGGTGTTTTCATCTAAGGAACTTTGTCCACTGATCAACTTTTGGAAGTTTTCGAATTCTGTAACTCTTTTGTGATAATCTCCGGTTGAAACAACCTCTCCATCTACAGTGAAAGCCTTATCTCTCTGTCTATTGATAAATGAAGTCAATTCATTCCATGGAAAAATAAAAGCCAACAGTGCAACGGCTATTACCCCGATAAGCAATCCGGCTTTATTTCTAATTTTCTGTAATGCAGCCATTTAAAGGAACTATTAAATTTTTATTATTATTGTTATTTATTTTTTTAAATAATTTTAGCGAGCGAAGATAGTAATTTTAGCTTGAAAATCAGTTTAAATAGCAAAAAATATGAGCCTTTATGAGGCTTGGATTGATATTTGTCATTTTGTACTGTTTATTAAGATTTAAGTATTGTCTAATTTCCCATGTTGTACTTTAATGAATATTATGTTTATTAAAGTACAATAGAGTTGTATTAGTTTTGAGGTTCTGTATTTTGTTTATCCTCAAAATAAATATCAGTATCATGAGGTCTGAATATTCTATATTGAGTCATATTCAGATTAGACTCGAATCCAATACCTTTTAGCATTAGCTTTTCTGGCCTTTTTATTTCAATATACTTGTCTGAATAAAATTTTTGTTCTTTCTCATCCCAAAAAAGCTCATCTGTACTGAATGTTTCACCTTGAATGTTTTCAATAAAAACATTGCCTTTGAGTCTCCAAAGTTTTCGCAATGTAAAATTCCATGCCGTATCGGCTATTAAACTCGTTTGTTTCTGGAAAGAAGTGTCGAATTGTTCTACATAGATTCCTTCCGGAAAATACCAGTGAGGATCTTTTGCATTTTCAAAGAACTCCCAATCTTTAGTAATCAGTTTGTATTTTATCAATCCCGAATCAGAGATAAGCATCGTAACACTATCGTCACGCATGCTAGGCATAGTTTCATTATCTAAAGGAGCATTTACATACTCTTTTTTGTCACTGCCACATGATATTAATAAACAAAGAATTAGGATACCTAGTGGCAGTATCCTAATACTTTGTTTATACTTTTTGATAAAATTCGGTTTGTTTGTGAGCATTTTTACAAATACTGAGGTCTTAGGTCTGTTTAATATTTTATACCCTTAAATAATATTATATTGAAACAATACTTATTTTATCTAAGTTTATTTTTCATAAACCACAATTCATTGATGCAAACGCCTACTGATATTCCAAAATATTGTTCTCTTATCAGGTTTGTTTTATTTGGATTTAGGCTTCTGTACTCAAAGTTTATATTGATGTATGAGGTTCTTCCCGAGTATACTACATCGCGTATTGGAAGACCAACACCTAGGGTTGCACCATATTCTTTATAACCTGAAATTTCGCCCAGATCATTTTGAACATTAACATAAGAGTTACTATAGTTTAGACCACCTCTGAATTTTACCCTTTTAATGAAGGCTCTGTCTCTGGGGTCTATAGTATATTCAATTCCGGTGTTGAAGCGCCATACATTATTGAAGCGGTCATCTTTATTCATACCATCATCCATATGCTCAGAATAACGCACATTGGACCAGTTTTGATATGTTACGTCAGCACCAACAGTAAGGCGTCTGTCGTGATTCCATGTAAAACCTAATCCGTATGTACTAGGTAAATCTGCATGAGCATCGCTGCCGGTAAATTGTGTTGTGTCTCCGGAAATAACTGTTCCACTAGAGTTTATGTCATTTTTGATTCTTTCAATTTTACCAGTTCTACTCACTTTCGGTGAAAATACAGCACCTAGTACTAAGTGATCTTTAGCATTTAGAGGTAAAATATATTGTGCTCCCAAATCAAATTTGAGAGAGTTCATCGTTAACTTATTTAATGCGTATTCTGTATTGGCAGAAGGTATACTTGTAATTGATATATTCCGTGTGTATTTTGTGTTTCCGAAAAGAAAAGAAACATTACCTCCGACCGATAAATTTTTGATTGGTTCATATGCTAAACCTAAATAGACTTGGCTAAAATTGCCCGAGCCCGTGAATGTTCTTGTAGTAGATAGATTGTTAGTTGTTTCTTGTGTACCAAATTGATATCCGACCGAAGAGAAAGGAAGTACTCCGAAACTCATACCTAATTTCTTGGCAACGCGAAACTGCATGGCAATATAATCTAAGCCGCCATTATTATCTGTTTGAGTATTATTACCTTCGGTAAAACGTGATTTGACATACGAAACGCCCATGTCATATATAAAGGTCAGAGAATCTGTACTTGTATAAGATGCAGGATTACCAGGATTAGCATCTAAGCCTCTTACCCCATAAGTTATCCCTCCCATCGCTCTTGATACTCCTATGGACTGGTTATTAAGCACTCCATAACCATATCTGCTATATGGTGAGTCTGTATTTTGTCCCACTACGGGAATAAGGAAAGCGACAAGACTTGCCGTAAGCAATAATTTTTTATATCCCTGCATTATGTAAATATTCAAAAATAAACTTTTGTTCTTTCATTTTTAGTTCTGCAAATGTATTATTTTTTAGTTGAGAATTTTATGTCTTTGTTGGCTCTACCCTCATTTTATTGCAAAATTTGCATATCTTAACTTTAAAGTATTGACTTGGACTTCGCTTTCAAAAATTGTTATACATATTTATAGATTTTATTTTTTAATAAAATCATTTTTTTTACTTGATAAATGAATCTGATTGTATTTTAGTATCTTTGCCCCTTGGATATATGATATATATGAGTAAGACAGTTGATTTAGTAAAAACAAAGTTTCACGATTTTTTTAAACTCGTAGAACCGATAAAAGATATTGCTTATTTTCTCTTCCTCTTTCTTTTTTTTGAATTAATATGGAAGCTTTCTGTACACGAAGCTAACGATGGAGAACAACTGATTGTACTAGGAAAGGATGTAACAGACTATATATATCCCATTTGCTTATGGACTGCACAATTTACTCACTATATTATCCACAATATCTTTGGTTTTAGTAATTTTAAAATAGATGATCTGCTTATCTATTTTGATAATTCTCTAAAAATGAAAATTATATGGGGATGTACAGGAGTTAAGCAAATCTTATTATTTACTTTTATTTTAATTTGTTATAAAGGTCCTCCCAAGAAAAAACTGGTATTTATACCAGTATCTATATTACTTCTTTTTATTGTAAATATTCTCAGGCTTATAATCTCTGCTTTTCTTATTAAGGGAGGTTTTCCTGATTGGTTTATTCCTGTAAATGAAAGCCTTAATCATCTCAAATGGGATGGTTCCCCTCAGACTTACTGGCAATTTTATAAAGATTGGTACTATTTCTTTCATGATGGTTTTTTTAAATGGGTATATTACGATGGTGTAATGTTTTTGTTATGGTTGTTGTGGCAAGAGAAATTTAATTTGC encodes:
- a CDS encoding archaeosortase/exosortase family protein translates to MSKTVDLVKTKFHDFFKLVEPIKDIAYFLFLFLFFELIWKLSVHEANDGEQLIVLGKDVTDYIYPICLWTAQFTHYIIHNIFGFSNFKIDDLLIYFDNSLKMKIIWGCTGVKQILLFTFILICYKGPPKKKLVFIPVSILLLFIVNILRLIISAFLIKGGFPDWFIPVNESLNHLKWDGSPQTYWQFYKDWYYFFHDGFFKWVYYDGVMFLLWLLWQEKFNLPYQRHKNSVNT
- the lptC gene encoding LPS export ABC transporter periplasmic protein LptC, with the protein product MLTNKPNFIKKYKQSIRILPLGILILCLLISCGSDKKEYVNAPLDNETMPSMRDDSVTMLISDSGLIKYKLITKDWEFFENAKDPHWYFPEGIYVEQFDTSFQKQTSLIADTAWNFTLRKLWRLKGNVFIENIQGETFSTDELFWDEKEQKFYSDKYIEIKRPEKLMLKGIGFESNLNMTQYRIFRPHDTDIYFEDKQNTEPQN
- a CDS encoding OmpP1/FadL family transporter — encoded protein: MQGYKKLLLTASLVAFLIPVVGQNTDSPYSRYGYGVLNNQSIGVSRAMGGITYGVRGLDANPGNPASYTSTDSLTFIYDMGVSYVKSRFTEGNNTQTDNNGGLDYIAMQFRVAKKLGMSFGVLPFSSVGYQFGTQETTNNLSTTRTFTGSGNFSQVYLGLAYEPIKNLSVGGNVSFLFGNTKYTRNISITSIPSANTEYALNKLTMNSLKFDLGAQYILPLNAKDHLVLGAVFSPKVSRTGKIERIKNDINSSGTVISGDTTQFTGSDAHADLPSTYGLGFTWNHDRRLTVGADVTYQNWSNVRYSEHMDDGMNKDDRFNNVWRFNTGIEYTIDPRDRAFIKRVKFRGGLNYSNSYVNVQNDLGEISGYKEYGATLGVGLPIRDVVYSGRTSYININFEYRSLNPNKTNLIREQYFGISVGVCINELWFMKNKLR